A window of Apium graveolens cultivar Ventura chromosome 8, ASM990537v1, whole genome shotgun sequence contains these coding sequences:
- the LOC141677928 gene encoding uncharacterized protein LOC141677928 — MLFVLILDCSYYDSYREMRKSLGLPDQRLPVDFCSDSDEDELEDDDEIWMQKQCNSMLEIVGIVYLGEVNVEPRNQLGRIYMASPVGILDIYNVGQVDEEDTRETLQPGDEFDVKDIKGPIPFQNDCNSLDIDLFHGAFKGHIYDVFANKQFYSRDDAYLQEVKLASTDGTGDIVLLMGFYAHATIARVEVRLKTSVAVNVHGCISASNTELDKCRATSVLFLKQQQKRIIVGTDGLIPLSRSLVAVPFESDLYLDISLVVDGHTLQATMSFSARKTGVLTKNFKNFSATVNWDALYYNSKKVNEA; from the exons ATGCTGTTTGTGTTGATCTTGGATTGCAGTTATTACGACAGTTATAGAGAGATGAGAAAATCCTTGGGATTACCGGATCAACGGCTGCCTGTAGATTTTTGTTCAGATTCAGACGAGGACGAATTAGAGGACGATGATGAGATCTGGATgcag AAACAATGCAACTCCATGTTGGAGATCGTTGGAATAGTCTATCTAGGCGAAGTTAATGTAGAGCCTCGGAATCAGCTTGGCAGGATTTACATGGCATCTCCTGTTGGTATTCTTGACATATACAATGTAGGCCAAGTAGATGAGGAGGACACTAGGGAAACACTTCAACCCGGAGATGAATTTGATGTCAAGGACATCAAAGGCCCTATTCCTTTCCAAAATGATTGTAACAGCCTGGACATTGATCTCTTTCATGGCGCCTTCAAGGGTCACATATATGATGTTTTTGCTAATAAGCAATTTTACTCTAGAGATGATGCTTATTTACAGGAGGTAAAACTTGCTTCAACTGATGGCACAGGAGATATTGTTCTTCTCATGGGCTTTTATGCTCATGCCACTATAGCACGAGTGGAGGTTAGGTTAAAGACCTCCGTTGCAGTAAATGTTCATGGATGCATTTCCGCATCCAACACTGAATTGGACAAATGCAGGGCTACTAGCGTACTCTTTCTGAAACAGCAACAGAAACGAATAATTGTAGGAACTGATGGCCTGATTCCCTTGTCCAGATCCCTTGTAGCTGTTCCATTTGAGTCTGATTTATATCTGGACATCTCCTTGGTTGTTGATGGTCATACTCTCCAAGCCACTATGTCTTTTTCTGCTCGTAAAACCGGGGTTTTAacaaagaatttcaaaaatttcTCAGCAACAGTCAACTGGGATGCATTGTATTATAACTCCAAGAAGGTGAATGAAGCTTAA